The region ACCTGGACTGACATGGGAGAGTCGGCCTGCTGGTGCCTTTGATGTGCCGCATGAGATTACCACACTCAAAGGCTTCCCGGTCAAGAAGATTGCAACCGGCGACTACCACAGTCTAGTCTGCGATTCCGAAGGGCGAGCCTTCACTTTTGGTGACAACACCTGCGGCCAACTTGGGTTTCCCTACAATGCTGAAGCGCAGTTTGTTGACGCACCATCGCTACTACCGACACAGAAGCTGTACTCTGGTCAGCAGGGAAAGGTGACCAACGTCTTCGCAGGCGGCAATACATCCTTCCTGGCCGTCGAAGCAACCAAGGGCAACAAGACAACAGCAGACACATGGGCTTTTGGCTTCGGTCTAACTGGTCAATTGGGCGTCGGTCGTTGGGTACACACACAAGCAGACCCCGTCAAAGTCCCCGCCTTCTCCGGCCTCTTCGAATGGGACGAGATGAAAAACACGGCCATCCCCATCCGCCTCTCCACCATCTCAGTCGGCGCCACCCACGCCGCCGCCATCCTCGACAACGTGGCCAGCGTCGTGGTAAACGGCAAATCAAGAAAACTCACAGACAACGACACAAACTGGGGCCGCGACATTCTCTTCTGGGGCAACAACGAATTCTACCAAATCGGCAGCGGAAAGCGAAATAACATTGCTACCCCCGCATACATCCAGCCCCTCGATCAAGCCGCAGAACAGGAAAGAGCTGCATCTGCCATAGCGGCCGCAGCGGCGGGCTCCTTGTCGTACGGCAAACAATTGCGCGAAAAAGAAATGCATCGGTTCCAAATCACACCCAGGAACAAGGTCAAGGTCAACGGGCGGACGGTGGAGTTTGAGCAAAAAGTCGAGTGTGGCAGGGGTTGTACTGCCGTGTATTCTGCTGTTTGAGAACATGTTTTCTTttcctctctctctctttttTTTCTTCTCATGCACCTCGCATCACAGAGGGTAACTCGTTTCGAGGGTGGGAGAAGAAAAAAAATCTCTTCGTCGTTTGTTGCTCTCCCCTGCATTGTTTCAGCTGCTTCGGCTATCGCCTTTTAGGGCTGCTTTTTTTCTTGTATCTAGGTTTAGGTTTGGGGACATGGGGGCGTCGTCATCGGTATGTTGAACGCTAGCTATCCCTGGCTCGCGCATGTTCAAATTTCATGGGTGTTTGTGTGTATGTACATATGTAAATATGTAAGAATAGTTTCCACTCCAATTTTGCTCGGATCCAATCTGAGAAACAACTAAAAAAAAACCCCCCCGTATCCACTTGACACGCCCTCGCATCCATACCCGCATCCGGCACGTGGAATTTCTCGTATGTGGGGGGGGGGGAGGGGGGTTTAATTCATCCAGGAACCCGGTTGTTGTGCGAGACAGTGACATTTTTCCACAACAAACTCTATTTTCAGCgcacctgggtgacataTGTAAAATACTGGACACTGTGGGTAATGTAAGTAAGCACCTAATAGACGTGTCTGGCCAactacagtggcttttttacactagtatgtcccagtattttatgacacccgggtgcGCGTTCATGTGAAGAAAAGGCAGGCCCTCCCTCTCGGCGTAATATTTTCCCGTAAAGGCGCGGGAGAGGGGTGTTTGCGTTTGCGTTTGCGTTCTTTATGCACATCATGCCGCGCGTACATGCATAGGGCTGATGCCCAAGTCGTTCGATGTTGGTCTTGGTTTGGATGCGGTGATGTGGGGTATGGAGACGATGGAGACAGCGGCGGCAGAGCACTGTGTGTATGATTGATTCAAATGATGACCTACATCTAAAAATGCGGTTTTTTCTTACTACATAACCATTAATCCGAATCTTGCAGACTtatgtatgtatgtaatGTAGGTGTTGCGTGAATTGTACGTGGGTATATATGAAAGATGTTTTTACAATACAACAAAAAAAGAAAGCCGTCCGTCCGTTGGTGTCCGTGTCCCGTGCCGTGCCATCCCCGTTCAGAACGGCGGCGGCTTCATGAATACATACAAAAGTCGTCGAAACTTTTTTGTTTGTTGATACAGGATATGTATATCCAGGTTTGCAGACGAAAGGAGTTCGCGTTGGATGAGAATGAAGTAAGTAAATAAAGGTGAACAATGGCTGCAGGCGTGAAGTGATGAAGAAGAACAAATACAAGGCATATGGAACATGAACTAGGTGTTGCGCTAAAAATGTAAAGCAAGAGACTCGCGGGATGCAGAGAAGAGAAGGGAAATAAGGGTGTCGGGGTAATGGTGGTATCATAGACCCATGCGTTGGATCATGGCCCGTGAGTCTGCTTCTGAAAGCTCGGTGCCGTCGATGTTGATGCGGCCTTCTTCCACTTGTGCGAGGTCAGGCTTGACGAGCCCGTCGTGGAGGTACTTGAGGAATGAAAGTAGTTGCTCTTCAAAAGCAGCATATGGATACCGCCTTTGTGCAGCCTCCAGTGCCTGTAGACTCGTCTGCGACCGACTTTGGGGTAAGAGCTCCTTGATGTACTGGCGCTTGACGGTTGTCCACGCACGGTTTTCTTGGCGGAGGTTGCCTTCATCGCAAAAGAGACGGCGCATAGCGGCTACGTCTGCTGGCTCTTCGGCCCAGCGCTCGACTCCAGGACATCCATAGGCGAAGATTGTGTTGAATGTTTCTTCGCCGTATGCACCGTTGCGGAGATACTCGCCGATCACGGCTTGCAGCATGAATTGGCCTGCTAGGTCGAACCATTCTGATGATGGAACCCAGTCATCGTCCAGATTCACGCGTGCGGCTGTGAGCTCGATGAAGACGGGAAGGAGGCAGTGAAGTGAAGGCGTGCCTGCCACGTCTGTTACCCAACGCCGTTGGTCGAGAGGCATTCCCAACGCCGACGCAAGCTCGGACCGGTTTTCGTATAGAGCGCCATCTGACAAGGGAAAGTCTTTTTGCTGGTCAAACGGCTGGGATAATGCTGGTGAGTGCTGGGTTCGGTGTTTCCAATAGTCGCCACGGCTCTTGTTTTGCTCTCGCAGTATGTTTAGAGATTCTTCTGTGGTCCAGGTTTCTCCGTGGTGCAGTCTGTGGGTGAAGATGAGAGAGAATTGCAAGAGGCGAGATCTGAATGATGCTTTCGCATCTAAACGCCGACCTTGATGCCTGTGTCCCAGGAACGTCCGCCAATCTCGAAGACATTAGCGAGTGTTGGGATACTGGGAGGCAGATATTTACCAGCCGTCATGTTGACGAGGGCGTTTGGCAGATCAGAGTGATAGGGATCACTACTTGACCTCCATTCAAAGACCAGACCAATAGCCTTGTAGACGAGAAAGTCAAGGATGGTCAGGTCAACGTCAAACTGGTCGTCCTCTTCATTCTCCATGCGCCGTGTGAGGTTCAAGTAGCCCTCACGTGGCAATCCGTTGGAAGCATTACTGTGAGGCATTGCTTAGTTTGGGTGTGTGAGTGTGAGGGgtgagagagaaggttggaGGTGTGCAGTAGCCAACATGAAAGTTTGAGACAAGAAAGAAGGATGAAAGTGTCAGACAAGTTAGAGGAGCGGAAAGGGCCGTCTTCAAGTCAAGACAGCTGAAGGAGTGGTGGGATGGTGGGAATGAAAGGGCGGGAGTGGCGCACTCGACGGTGATAACACACGAGCTTTACAAGACAGGATGGCCCCTCCCCACAGGTAACCCACTTTGAGGAAGACAAAGACAAAGTGGTTCCAGGGTGCGGTTCATGCAGTCAGTCCCGAAAGTTGGAATGGCTGCAGGGGCAGTGTTTGCGGGCATGCGCAAGCGAGGGCAAAGGAGTTCACGTCAAACAGCAGAATGAATCGCGGAGCAGCTTGGGCCCACCGCCGGCGGTTCTGAGCAACTGGAGGGGGGCGGAAGAGACCGCACTTGCATGTCAGGCTTTTGGCCTGAGACAACGGCGTCGTCGGAGTTGATCGCCAGGCGCGAGAGCGAGGTTGGAACAACAACTCCTGTTCGCATTCTACCGCGTCGCACCGTCCCTGTAACTTTGAGTGGTTTAGCGCGCGGAATAGGCTGGGAGCCAGGCCAGAGGAGGCCAGCGGAGGCCAGAGTCGCAGTCTGACGGCTGACGCGCACCAACCCAGTGACCCTGCGACCCTGCGACCCTGCGACCCTGCGACATCGACCCTCCGACCCCACACGTGCTGCCAGAACCCCCGACACAAGCTGCGGATTGACATCTGCGCTTGGAGCAATGCGCAAATGCTGTCAAGGAAGCCGTCCATCTGGTTGTTCTCGTCATGTGCTAATCTGACTCCATTGACATGCGGTCATCCGCTGCAGCAGAAGACTTCGCACGCGCGGAAGTCATGCCGTCATACATTCCGCCGCCACTACGcacaacaacaccacgacgGCAACCACGACCAGCAGCATCGCCAGCACCAGCACAACAGCGGCAGTCATGACCCTGAGCAAGAGTTATTACGCTGGCCTGAAGCCCAGAAGCCGCACAAGACCCCTACGCCCTATCAGATCTTACGTTGCCGGCGCGGTGACGCCTACACCAAGCACCGCTTCTATGCCCTCGTCAAACTATATCACCCAGACGCCTGTCATGCTTCACCCGCCATAGCGCAGCTACCACTCCACGTGCGACTCGAGCGCTATCGAATGCTAGTTACGGCCCACGACATCCTCTCCGACATTGAGAAGCGCAAAGCATACGACATCTGGGGCCATGGCTGGGCGGGCCACCACAACACGCCCGCTGCTGCCCAGCATAACGACTGGGACTATGATCCGCGCCGTTGGACGACGGACCCCCGCAGCAATGCAACCTGGGAGGACTGGGAGCGCTGGCATTACGAGAATGACGGCGGCAATCACGCTGCTGACGACGACCGCACTGTCCAAATGTCAAACTTCACCTTCATGGCCCTCATCTTTGCTTTCATCAGCATTGGCGGCGTCGTACAGGGCACCCGCTTCTCCACTTTCAACAACTCGGCCATTGAGCGCCGCGACCAGATACACCGTGAGGCGAGTATGGAGTACCGCCGCAGTAAGAACGCCACCCTCAGCGCCAGCGGGGACCGGGACGAGCGGATACGCACGTTTCTCGAGCATAGAGATTCGACCATCATGGGCGAGCAATGCTACCAGCGCTTACTCCCGCCCGCGGATGCCTGCTCGCCAGAACAGGTAAGGAGGCAGTAGCAGCGACACATTCTGGTGTCCACTTTGTAAATCGCTAAACCGTACGGGCGCATTTTGGCGCTATATCATACATGTTACTATTACTTTTGCTGCATGGACGGGCTTGGGCATCCAAATTCTGTACATATGATTCGCCATGCCGCATACACGGGCGCCGCTACCACACCCTGGCCCTCATGCGCTCAGGTACCACGCAAATCCAACGACTATCTGTCAGCATTAGCACATCCGCTGTACTCGTAAAATGACATGTCCTTCTCCCTGACGTTGCAGTCCCACAGCCGATCAAATCGTACAAGTCGACTAGATGCCAATATATCGGAGGAGATCTACGCCACATGCGGTATCGCTTCCTGCCCCAGCCTACCTAGCGCCAGGAACAGCAGAGCCTCAAACACTGCTGCAACTGTGTCACGCAGCTGCAGCAAAAGTCCATTTTCTCCACGTCGTTTCACCTTGGCAATAACCGATAGGACCTCACTGGTAGGGAACATGACAAGTCATATTACTTCCACCATGAAATGCATGAATTGCAAACGCCACCAATGCACTATCCTACCGTCTATCCGCGGTGATCGCCCATAATCTACGCGATTCTAGCTTCCCGTCGCCTGACTTTGTCTACACAACCTTTATTGACGCTGACAATTACTCAAAGTCGGCCAAGTCCCTGTGCCTGCGCACCAGAAATTCCAGTTCGGATATTGTCGAATTGCGAGTCGGGGTAGAGCAGCCAGTTCGGCGACGACTCCATGTTAGCGCCACTCACGCCCCCAAGTTTCTGGACAACCCTGCGGTTCAAACATCAACACACACACATTCACTGACTCATTTCCACAATCACGCGGAGGCGCAGGCGACTCACGTTTGACACAATGCTCCCCTCGTCCATCCTGTCACCACTAATCTCCCACCACATTGCCCCACCTAGCCGCTGCTGCGCAAGGTCGACTACCTTGCGCAGCGCCATGGGCACAGTATCGTAACTCACCAGCATACCGCTTCCATTGTGATAGCTATACGTCGCACCCGCCTCTGCATCGTAAAACTCCTGGGCACCGGCTAACGGCAAGTCTTTGAAGTCGTACACACCCGCCTCCCAAGAGCCTATGCCAATGCCGTTGTACGGCAGCCCAAGACCCTGGGTATTCGTGAAGGAGCGGCCGTACAGAGGCATGCCCAGATTCAGCTTGGCAGGCGGGACCCCGGCTGCATAATAGGCGGCCAGTACCGACGCGGTGTTGTATGGCGTACTGAGCGGGTTCTCAGCCGACGCATACAGATTCGAGGCATGTCCCGTAACATTATCCCAAGAACCGGCATAGTCGTACGTCTGCAATATCCCAACAAAAGTCAGTAAACCAGGAAAATGAGAAGAACCGCCGTGCCAATTCCGGCACACGCCCAAAAATCATGGCCAAAACAGACATACCATTAAATTAACAAAATCCGTAACCCGGCTAATTTCGCGCAGCGGCATGTTCCTGTAGTTTGTTTCCCCCGCCGGCGCCGCAATGCTCAACAGGAAGCTCGGCTTCATCTCGTGTCCAAAATCATCCCCGTATACCAGCGTGTTTGCATAATCGTCCATTTGACGTCTAATTTCTTGCAGCAGCGCGAGGAAGGCGCTTCCTTGCTCCGTTGTGGACGGGTACTCCCAGTCAATATCAACGCCATCGAAGCCGTAATTGCGGATGAGCTGGACGCACGAGGCGGCGAAGCGCTGGATTCCGTGCGTGCTCGATGTGGGCGTGTCCATGGCCCGGTTCGTGTTGGTGTAGGTCCACCCGCCGATGCTGAGCAGGACCTTGAGGTTTCTGTTCGAGGCTTTGAGAAGTTGCAGTTGTTTGATGCTGCCGTAGACGTTGTTTCCCGCGTCGCTCCGTGAGTCGGTGCTGTAGTGCTTGTCCGTGTCGGCGTAGGTGTCGGTGAGGAAGACGGTGCCGTTTGAGTTTACAATCGCAAACGAGTAGAGGAGGTGGGTTAGTTTCGAAGCGGGGATATGTTGCGGTTGGTAGTTACGGTTGTAAATGTCCCAGTTTCCGTAGTAGGCTACTGCACGATAGCCGGCGTGGGTGAAATTGGCTGGTTGGGCTAGCGGTTCGTGCGATGGGATGAGGGTGAGGAGTGTCGATGAGGGTTGGGGAGTAGTCGGAGACGGTGTTGCGTATGAGGCTGGACTGAACGTGAAGGCTTGGACGATCTCGTTACTGCTGGGTATGGAAGTTGAAGGCTCGGCTGGAGCAAGCGTAGAGATATACGGTAATCCAGGTGTCCCAAAGGTAGTGCTGTAATAGTTCGCACCACTCGTCTCTACAGGTTCCGGTTCAGATACCGCCGTACCCGTGAAGCTCGTCTCATTCACCAACGGGGGGAATATCGCCATTCGTTAACTAAATCATCTTGTTAGCTTCCTTCCTCCTTCTCCGTCATCCTACCACTACCCTCAGTCTTCCCTCTCACCATCCCAAAACAAAAAACTCACCATAAACCTCTCCAACCGCGCAATTCTCTCCTCAATCCAACAATACCAATTACATCCATCACCACCCTGTCCCCTCGGCGCTTCCTGCGCCTGCACAGCAGCGGTAAGAAGAAAGAGCGTAAAAGTCACAGTTACTGCCCAATTAGGCAGGGACCGTGCGTACTATGTGGGTTAACCGATGGTACATGTGTATCGCTcggaaggaaggaaggaaggaaggGAGAGTGGGAAGGACGGGGGGGGAGGAAGGGGGGAAAGCAGAACATACCATCATCTTCAACGTAGGTTTGGGTTCTTTGTAACGACAGACAAATAAACAATCTTGCGATGGTGATTTATCAAAAAGTGAgtagagagagagagagagagagagatagAGAGAATATGTCGGCTTCATTTAAACGCAATGCACGCATCGCTGGTGATTTTCTCCCTTGGTTTGTTAGCGAaaggtaggtaggtaggtaggtaggtaggtgGAGTCGAGGCTTCTTTTCCTCCCATCCCTCGCCAAATCGTTGCGGTTTCATTCCTGGCACACGTAACGACCACGCGTGCTTTCCTTTTTGTTGAGGGAGGCGTATTTTTTCTGGAATGGGCGATGGGGTGGAAGCATGTCGAGGTTGCTATGTTTGGAAATGGGGGATGGAGCGTGACCTGGGTTTGTGGGCTTAGTTTTCTGAAGTAGAGGGATAAAGAGCGGGTGACTTTGTCGCGGGAtggagatgatgatgatgatgttgttgttgtgctggTTTGGTAAGGGGAGGTAGGTCGGTAAACTGAAAAGAGATGTCGTTTTGTGGGGCGTGTTTGCATCTGGAGTTGAAGATTTTTGGAAGGTCATGGGGTTGTTCTGTTTGAGGATGTGGGAGCGGGTTGTGCAAAGGGCATATGTCTGGTATGGCTTATTCTGGAAGGGCCAGGTGAATGGTCGACTAGAATACTGAGGCATCGTGTTGGTTTTCAAGGACAGGTGACATTTGATAGCAGAAAGAGAAGATATAAAAAGAGTGTGGTGACTTAGATGGATATCGCGGAAATAGAGTATGCAGTATCTACAGACTCTTTTCAGAGTTCACAGGGCCATTCGATTTTCAGAGCACGACTTGTTGTCCTAATTTGGCTGATAGAAGAAGCGACTGTGACAGTCAAGTGGATACCGTATTATTTGTATGACCTGCCCAATATATTATGACAGGAAAGACAGAAAAGCAAAGGTTGGTGCAGCACTTGACCGCTGTGGACATCTTGAGAGAATAGATGAGATGGGATAACTAATAGTAAAGTCTGATGCAAATTTCAATGTCCCTACAGCCGCTTTAAGACGTAGAAGTAAGGAACTATTATTTCAGTGTTGCCAGCCATAGCAGTGGGTCAGCTTTGTGGGTGTTGGATAGATGATTGCTCTAGTTTATAGTATGATGGATACCAGCGGATACGCAAAACGAATCATGAGCTACAGCGGAAAGAACGGTTGATCCATAGAACAGGGGAAAACCAAGAATACCATATAAAGAACACGGAGATTGTCACTCATCATACAATAAAGCAGCAATTGAAACTTTCGGAGATATCATTGTGTACCTCTACAAATTCCCTACCCAGTCCGCGTGTCCAGCTGATACCAGACCACACGACCAGATATTTTGACGAAAAGGAGAAATCACTATATTGTTTTACATGCAAGCGGCACCGTCAATACCAATGACCTTTCCGTTAACCCAGTCACCATCCTGCGAGGCCAAGAAGCAGACGACACGGGCAATGTCTACTGGCTGACCAACACGGTTGTGAGGGGACCATGTGCAAGCGTACTCGTCGACCTGGTCGTCGGACAACTTGTCACCACCGGGAATGTACTCGCGGCATACAGCGTGGTACATGTCTGTCTTGATGCCACCGGGGGCGACGCAGTTGACGGTAATCCGCTTCTCGCCGGCGTCTATGGGGCGAGTTAGTACGATGAAGGTGTAAGTGAGAATGGGTAAATGGATGTGACGTACCAATAGCCATGCATCTAGTAAAAGTCTCAATAGCACCCTTTGATCCAGAGTAAACAGCGTGCTTAGGAACACCCTTTGCCTGGCCAGTAATTGATCCCATGAGGATAATCCTTCCACCCATCTCCATGCGCTTGTACGCCGCCTTAGCAACGAAGAACTGGCCACGAGTGTTGA is a window of Pyrenophora tritici-repentis strain M4 chromosome 2, whole genome shotgun sequence DNA encoding:
- a CDS encoding ChiA, Chitinase, which gives rise to MAIFPPLVNETSFTGTAVSEPEPVETSGANYYSTTFGTPGLPYISTLAPAEPSTSIPSSNEIVQAFTFSPASYATPSPTTPQPSSTLLTLIPSHEPLAQPANFTHAGYRAVAYYGNWDIYNRNYQPQHIPASKLTHLLYSIKQLQLLKASNRNLKVLLSIGGWTYTNTNRAMDTPTSSTHGIQRFAASCVQLIRNYGFDGVDIDWEYPSTTEQGSAFLALLQEIRRQMDDYANTLVYGDDFGHEMKPSFLLSIAAPAGETNYRNMPLREISRVTDFVNLMTYDYAGSWDNVTGHASNLYASAENPLSTPYNTASVLAAYYAAGVPPAKLNLGMPLYGRSFTNTQGLGLPYNGIGIGSWEAGVYDFKDLPLAGAQEFYDAEAGATYSYHNGSGMLVSYDTVPMALRKVVDLAQQRLGGAMWWEISGDRMDEGSIVSNVSRLRLRVIVEMSQ
- a CDS encoding FabG, Dehydrogenase with different specificities (related to short-chain alcohol dehydrogenase) produces the protein MAANIEQTWSLAGKVAVVTGSGRGIGKAMAIELAKRGAKVAVNYANAVEGAEAVVKEIKALGNGSDAAAFKANVGNVEESEKLMDDVVAHFGKLDICCSNSGVVSFGHFKDVTPEEFDRVFTINTRGQFFVAKAAYKRMEMGGRIILMGSITGQAKGVPKHAVYSGSKGAIETFTRCMAIDAGEKRITVNCVAPGGIKTDMYHAVCREYIPGGDKLSDDQVDEYACTWSPHNRVGQPVDIARVVCFLASQDGDWVNGKVIGIDGAACM